From Arvicanthis niloticus isolate mArvNil1 chromosome 22, mArvNil1.pat.X, whole genome shotgun sequence, the proteins below share one genomic window:
- the Ascl4 gene encoding achaete-scute homolog 4: MEKRKSAGLLALPSPLRTAPLGALPRREPCRVSARQDATDCARRRPCGSLPLGGVAEPAFLRQRNERERQRVRCVNEGYARLRQHLPRELAGQRLSKVETLRAAISYIKQLQELLERHWPDCNSDGESKASSGASPCSEPEERG; encoded by the coding sequence ATGGAAAAACGCAAATCGGCCGGACTGCTTGCCCTGCCGTCCCCGCTACGTACGGCGCCGCTGGGCGCGCTGCCCCGGAGGGAGCCCTGCAGGGTCTCCGCGCGCCAGGATGCCACAGACTGCGCGCGGAGACGGCCGTGCGGGTCCCTGCCGCTGGGGGGCGTCGCCGAGCCCGCCTTTCTGCGCCAGCGCAACGAGCGCGAGCGGCAGCGCGTCCGATGTGTGAATGAGGGCTACGCGCGTCTTCGCCAACACCTGCCGCGGGAGCTGGCCGGCCAGCGGCTCAGCAAGGTGGAGACGCTGCGCGCCGCCATCAGCTACATCAAGCAACTGCAGGAGCTGCTAGAGCGCCACTGGCCTGACTGCAACAGCGATGGCGAGTCCAAAGCGTCCTCCGGGGCCTCGCCCTGCAGCGAGCCTGAGGAGCGTGGCTAG